One Deinococcus ruber genomic window carries:
- a CDS encoding bifunctional diguanylate cyclase/phosphodiesterase produces MSGITPFGAFRLQAFSLRQQTLLLLLAVIIPTVLLQVVLVPDLLLRHFVALEHRQLAFTGTAVQHDYAREEARLQAFTENFASWTETYGFAEGHNPTYLNSALVPSTFVGGHVTVWGVTNRTGRLLSAATYSSDGIKVDTAAQQLVRTLLRTLPDDPSRSVSGVANVGEAFYLLAARPITRDDGSGLAGRFTFARLLTPATLQEITSLDPASRLMLTRPSAGSFPDQRTQTTLHLPLNAPNGTVSAVLQVTQRRPILIAGQQAVGQLRMLTVLSAATVLLLGMALIRSRVLRVVERYDAGIRQMQADPTYRLKIHAQDELGRLATTVNDLTERHYQHYLEIQALHQHDSLTGLLNRTGLIRTTAQDRFTSAIMLQVRNLDSLSALYGTGWVDRLVIDLATRLYEEAPDTVCARIRFDTFALLSRQPLVRFAPLCAAAARPYLMNTGEVQLTIIIGQVEMEASMSAEQLLSCSELALQEARDAGELHRTYTQGTRQRLDRRRQLEDGLRTMTEATFTLHYQPVVDIHEQVPVSYEALLRWQHPTLGPVPPAEFIPLAERGGYIYALGQWVLRQAMSDLLRAHRPGLKINVNVSPLQLLNPAFADDTLTLVRAAGLPTACLVLEVTESAVLENLELATAHLTALRAAGVQIALDDFGAGYSSLSLLARLPIDMIKLDRAFLATALTEHAARTILAQIVALGTRLELPVVAEGIENLDMLRLLRELQVRLGQGYLFGRPAPFSASLGRSRNDA; encoded by the coding sequence ATGTCAGGCATCACCCCCTTCGGCGCATTCCGCCTCCAGGCATTCTCGCTCCGTCAACAAACGCTGCTGCTGCTGCTCGCCGTGATCATCCCAACGGTCTTGCTTCAGGTTGTGCTCGTCCCCGACCTGCTGCTCAGGCACTTCGTCGCCTTGGAACACCGTCAACTCGCATTCACAGGCACTGCGGTCCAACACGACTACGCGCGCGAGGAGGCCCGCCTGCAAGCCTTTACCGAGAATTTCGCCTCGTGGACCGAGACATACGGGTTCGCAGAGGGTCACAACCCAACCTACTTGAATTCAGCCCTCGTGCCCAGCACGTTTGTAGGCGGCCATGTGACGGTCTGGGGTGTCACGAACCGCACCGGCAGGCTGCTGTCAGCCGCTACGTACAGTTCAGATGGAATTAAAGTGGACACCGCAGCACAACAACTCGTCCGGACCCTTCTGCGTACCCTGCCGGACGATCCCAGCCGTTCGGTCTCTGGCGTGGCCAACGTTGGTGAAGCGTTCTACCTGCTGGCGGCCCGTCCGATCACCCGTGACGATGGCAGTGGTCTGGCGGGGCGGTTCACCTTTGCTCGTCTGCTGACACCTGCAACGCTCCAGGAGATCACGTCCCTCGATCCTGCCAGTCGCCTGATGTTAACCAGACCATCCGCCGGTTCATTCCCAGACCAACGTACCCAGACAACACTGCATTTGCCCCTCAATGCTCCGAATGGAACGGTGTCTGCAGTCCTGCAGGTTACGCAGCGGCGTCCTATTCTCATCGCCGGGCAGCAAGCCGTCGGGCAACTCCGGATGCTCACAGTCCTGAGTGCTGCAACCGTGCTGTTGCTTGGAATGGCCCTGATCCGGAGCCGGGTGCTGCGGGTTGTAGAACGCTACGATGCCGGCATCCGTCAAATGCAGGCGGACCCTACCTATCGCCTCAAAATCCATGCACAAGATGAGCTGGGGCGCCTCGCCACAACCGTCAATGACCTCACGGAGCGGCACTACCAGCACTATCTCGAGATTCAAGCGCTGCATCAGCATGACAGTCTCACAGGGCTGCTCAACCGGACCGGCCTGATACGTACGACCGCGCAGGACCGCTTCACGAGCGCCATTATGCTTCAGGTTAGAAACCTCGACAGTCTCAGTGCCCTGTACGGCACTGGGTGGGTGGATCGGTTGGTGATAGACCTGGCAACCCGGCTGTACGAGGAAGCACCGGACACAGTGTGTGCACGGATCCGGTTTGACACCTTCGCGCTGCTCAGCAGGCAGCCGCTCGTTCGTTTTGCGCCGCTGTGCGCCGCCGCTGCTCGCCCTTATCTGATGAACACTGGAGAAGTGCAGCTCACAATCATCATCGGCCAGGTTGAGATGGAAGCGTCCATGTCTGCCGAGCAGTTGCTGAGTTGTTCTGAACTTGCACTCCAAGAAGCGCGCGATGCAGGCGAGTTGCACCGTACGTACACCCAGGGCACCCGGCAGCGCCTTGACCGGCGACGGCAGCTGGAAGACGGGCTGCGGACCATGACCGAAGCGACGTTCACGCTGCACTACCAACCAGTGGTGGACATCCATGAGCAGGTCCCCGTCTCATACGAGGCACTGCTGCGCTGGCAGCATCCCACGCTCGGGCCTGTGCCACCGGCGGAGTTCATTCCGCTTGCGGAGCGTGGCGGCTACATCTACGCGCTGGGACAATGGGTGCTCCGACAAGCAATGAGTGACCTGCTGCGCGCCCACCGGCCGGGTCTGAAGATCAATGTCAACGTCAGTCCCCTGCAACTGCTCAATCCCGCGTTCGCGGACGATACCCTCACGCTCGTGAGGGCGGCGGGCCTGCCAACGGCCTGCTTGGTACTGGAAGTGACAGAAAGTGCTGTGCTCGAGAATCTCGAACTCGCGACGGCGCACCTGACGGCCCTCCGCGCAGCGGGCGTGCAAATCGCACTCGACGATTTCGGAGCCGGATATTCCAGCCTCTCACTCCTTGCCCGTCTGCCGATTGACATGATCAAACTGGACCGGGCCTTCTTGGCCACAGCGCTCACGGAACACGCCGCGCGGACGATCCTCGCTCAAATCGTCGCGCTGGGTACGCGCCTTGAGCTGCCTGTGGTCGCCGAGGGCATCGAAAACCTTGACATGCTCCGTCTGTTGCGAGAGCTGCAGGTCCGGCTCGGCCAGGGCTATCTCTTCGGTCGTCCCGCACCATTCAGCGCATCACTCGGCCGGTCCCGGAACGACGCGTGA
- a CDS encoding tyrosine-type recombinase/integrase, producing the protein MPPRHLTDQEEATLRLSVTHHGTLSDRATVVLMRHTGLRASEICQLRWHDVTLGQTGGSLWLAGPGPRRRTVPLDPAAHEAIRVCRPVLPEPSAHLFSSPRQGTVLSVRALSHLIRKYARLVDLDLGLHDLRHRFGYVMAEQVPLHRLAQLIRHASLDTTALYLRASTDLPKENEKIAWR; encoded by the coding sequence ATGCCTCCACGGCACCTGACCGATCAGGAAGAGGCGACGCTGAGGCTCAGCGTGACTCACCACGGCACGCTGAGCGACCGGGCCACCGTGGTCTTGATGCGCCACACGGGTCTGCGGGCCAGCGAGATCTGTCAGCTTCGGTGGCATGATGTGACGCTCGGGCAGACGGGCGGCAGTCTGTGGCTTGCCGGCCCGGGCCCCAGGCGACGTACTGTCCCGCTCGACCCTGCCGCCCATGAGGCCATCCGAGTCTGTCGCCCAGTGCTGCCTGAGCCTTCCGCGCACCTGTTCAGCTCTCCCCGGCAAGGCACGGTGCTGTCGGTGCGCGCCCTGAGTCACCTGATCCGTAAATACGCCCGGCTCGTTGACCTGGATCTTGGTCTGCATGACCTCAGACACCGCTTCGGCTACGTGATGGCCGAGCAGGTGCCGCTGCACCGGCTGGCCCAGCTCATAAGGCACGCTTCACTCGACACCACCGCCCTCTACCTCCGTGCCTCAACCGACCTTCCAAAAGAAAATGAGAAGATCGCGTGGCGCTGA
- a CDS encoding putative quinol monooxygenase: MILIAGTVRLHPQQREAAVAHALRMAQATHAEAGCLAYTFSADLADPDVFHIFEAWGDEAALRAHFQTPHMAEFNRQLPTLVAAAPQLQKYQVSSSAPF, from the coding sequence ATGATCCTGATCGCTGGAACCGTCCGTCTTCACCCCCAACAGCGCGAGGCTGCGGTTGCGCACGCCCTCCGTATGGCGCAGGCCACCCACGCCGAAGCCGGTTGCCTGGCGTATACCTTCAGCGCCGATCTGGCCGACCCTGACGTCTTCCACATCTTCGAAGCATGGGGCGACGAGGCGGCGCTGCGCGCGCACTTCCAGACGCCGCACATGGCGGAGTTTAACCGTCAGCTTCCGACCCTGGTGGCGGCGGCGCCCCAGCTTCAGAAGTATCAGGTGTCCTCGTCCGCACCATTTTGA
- a CDS encoding SRPBCC family protein, translating to MPTSFSRTTLETKATPEQAFEDVRDVSAFSSWLSPSLSYRGTTTPSPGRALLGTRYVDHTTIGDMAGEVVEFQVHRRITFSQQPQRLGLALRITYDLEPALTGTKITRVGRITTTGVLALIHPVVVFAIRSENRRTMKRLKDLLELQARHLSSDQPHSSHTDPDAQLPPKTHSG from the coding sequence ATGCCGACCAGTTTCAGCAGGACCACACTCGAAACCAAGGCGACCCCTGAGCAGGCATTTGAAGACGTCCGTGACGTTTCGGCGTTTTCCTCTTGGCTCTCACCCTCGCTTTCTTACAGAGGCACGACGACCCCCAGCCCTGGGCGGGCTCTGCTCGGAACCCGGTATGTCGACCACACGACCATTGGCGACATGGCAGGAGAGGTCGTGGAGTTCCAGGTCCATCGACGGATCACCTTCTCGCAGCAACCGCAGAGGCTGGGCCTTGCCCTTCGGATCACGTACGATCTTGAACCCGCGCTCACCGGCACAAAGATCACACGCGTTGGAAGGATCACCACGACGGGGGTTCTCGCACTCATCCATCCAGTCGTTGTCTTTGCAATTCGATCAGAAAATCGGCGGACGATGAAGCGACTCAAAGACCTGCTGGAACTACAGGCGAGACACCTCAGCAGCGATCAGCCACATTCCTCCCACACCGATCCAGACGCGCAGCTTCCACCCAAGACTCACTCGGGATGA
- a CDS encoding SDR family NAD(P)-dependent oxidoreductase: MTTPTQPLPRRTALITGASSGIGEHFARQLAARKIDVILVARTASKLEALAAALHAQHGIRATVIAQDLTQPAAAQRIETEVNRLGLTVDFLINNAGFASYGEFHTLPLAHELEMIQVNIAALTDLTHRFLPGMVERRRGRVLNVASTAAFMPGPLMAVYYASKAYVLSFSEALNEEVRSSGVYVTALCPGPVETGFQDRAQMGESKLIAGNNPLLSPMMSADEVARQGLEAMVAGQTVKVVGRVNKLQTLTPRFLPRSLVPRMVKQTQARNH; this comes from the coding sequence ATGACCACTCCCACCCAGCCCCTCCCCCGCCGCACCGCGCTGATCACCGGCGCCAGCAGCGGCATCGGCGAACACTTCGCCCGCCAACTTGCAGCCAGGAAGATCGACGTCATTCTGGTCGCCCGCACCGCCAGCAAACTCGAAGCGCTCGCAGCCGCACTCCACGCCCAGCACGGCATCCGGGCAACGGTGATCGCGCAGGATTTGACCCAGCCAGCCGCAGCCCAGCGCATCGAGACCGAGGTGAACAGGCTCGGATTGACGGTAGACTTTCTGATCAACAATGCGGGCTTCGCGTCCTACGGCGAGTTTCATACCCTCCCCCTGGCGCACGAACTGGAGATGATCCAGGTCAACATCGCGGCACTCACCGACCTGACGCACCGCTTCCTACCAGGCATGGTCGAGCGCCGCCGAGGCCGGGTGCTGAACGTCGCGAGCACCGCCGCCTTCATGCCCGGCCCGCTGATGGCGGTGTACTACGCCTCCAAGGCCTATGTCCTGAGCTTTTCCGAAGCGCTGAACGAGGAAGTGCGGTCGTCCGGCGTGTACGTTACAGCGCTGTGTCCAGGGCCGGTCGAGACGGGGTTTCAAGACCGCGCTCAGATGGGGGAGAGCAAACTGATCGCGGGCAACAATCCGCTGCTCTCACCGATGATGAGCGCTGACGAGGTGGCCCGCCAGGGGCTGGAGGCGATGGTTGCCGGTCAGACTGTGAAGGTGGTCGGCCGGGTCAACAAGCTGCAAACCCTCACGCCGCGCTTCCTGCCGCGCAGCCTGGTGCCGCGCATGGTCAAGCAGACTCAGGCGCGCAACCACTGA
- a CDS encoding saccharopine dehydrogenase family protein produces MLLYGASGFMGELIAREAARQGLPVTLAGRTEASLAVLGTELGLPYRVFALDNPDAAQQALGGHRILINASGPFHVTAAPLLRHALNAGVHYLDLAGEVEDFVAVQARDAEAVARGVRLMPGVGFGVFPTDSLAVFLHGLLPDAVRLTLAFETQGGVSQETAQTVLYGLAHGGVARRGGALRPVPAAWKRRRIEFGSGPRTALFNPWRADLISAYASTGIADIDTYSVVPQPLASLMRLDAVWPALVRSQAVQRLLQRQVATQARGPSASERAAGRTAVYGEIENLEGQRVAARLFGPEAYRFSAQSAVLAARLVLQGQHRPGYRTPAEVFGPDALLSLPDVRREQV; encoded by the coding sequence ATGCTGCTCTATGGGGCCAGCGGCTTCATGGGTGAACTCATCGCCCGTGAGGCGGCGCGCCAGGGTCTGCCCGTCACGCTGGCCGGCCGTACCGAGGCCAGCCTGGCAGTCCTGGGCACCGAACTCGGGTTGCCGTACCGGGTCTTCGCGCTGGATAACCCCGACGCGGCCCAGCAGGCACTCGGCGGACACCGGATCTTGATCAACGCCAGCGGGCCGTTTCACGTCACCGCCGCGCCGCTGCTGCGACACGCCCTCAACGCGGGCGTGCATTACCTGGATCTGGCCGGCGAGGTCGAGGACTTCGTGGCGGTGCAGGCACGCGACGCCGAAGCGGTGGCGCGCGGCGTGAGGCTGATGCCGGGGGTTGGCTTCGGGGTCTTTCCTACCGACAGCCTCGCCGTCTTTCTACATGGCCTGTTACCCGACGCCGTGCGGCTCACCCTGGCCTTCGAGACGCAGGGCGGCGTGTCCCAGGAAACGGCCCAGACGGTGCTGTACGGACTCGCGCACGGCGGGGTGGCGCGGCGTGGCGGGGCGCTGAGGCCGGTACCGGCAGCCTGGAAACGGCGGCGCATCGAGTTCGGATCAGGCCCTCGCACGGCCCTCTTCAACCCCTGGCGGGCCGATCTCATCAGTGCGTATGCCAGCACTGGCATCGCGGACATCGACACCTACAGCGTCGTTCCGCAGCCGCTGGCCAGTCTGATGCGTCTCGACGCCGTATGGCCCGCACTGGTTCGCAGCCAAGCGGTTCAGCGGCTGCTTCAGCGCCAGGTAGCGACCCAGGCTCGCGGGCCGAGTGCATCGGAACGTGCGGCCGGACGCACGGCAGTCTACGGCGAAATCGAGAACCTTGAGGGCCAGCGCGTGGCGGCCCGGCTGTTCGGTCCGGAAGCCTACCGCTTCAGCGCCCAGAGCGCAGTACTGGCCGCCCGACTGGTGCTGCAGGGACAGCACCGACCCGGCTACCGGACACCTGCCGAGGTCTTCGGCCCAGACGCACTGCTCAGCCTGCCGGACGTTCGCCGCGAGCAGGTGTAG
- a CDS encoding TetR/AcrR family transcriptional regulator — translation MVIQARARSGEAKAARRAEILEQARLLLATTRYPALTLADIAVRVGLTKPALFAYFTSKEALFLELYEALLGAWLNALEKHLRLGGTHTPLSLATLVTAMSAEHPDLLRLIPLLAGLLEHNISAERALLHKRWLAERLQTITLLLEHGLPGLPEGGGLRLLTYTQALIAGLQPMSEPAPAVRQVLSESGLGAMHIDLLTALQDSLAALYIGLLES, via the coding sequence ATGGTCATTCAAGCGCGTGCGCGATCCGGAGAAGCCAAGGCGGCCCGGCGGGCAGAGATTCTGGAGCAGGCCCGTCTTCTACTCGCGACCACTCGATACCCTGCCCTGACGCTGGCGGACATCGCCGTGCGGGTCGGTCTGACCAAGCCCGCGCTGTTCGCCTACTTCACCAGCAAGGAAGCGCTGTTTCTGGAACTGTACGAAGCGCTGCTCGGCGCATGGTTAAACGCCCTGGAAAAGCACCTGCGGTTGGGCGGCACCCATACCCCACTCAGCCTGGCGACGCTGGTCACCGCGATGTCCGCCGAACATCCCGATCTCCTGCGCCTGATCCCCCTGCTCGCGGGACTGCTTGAACACAACATCAGCGCCGAACGCGCACTCCTGCACAAACGCTGGCTCGCAGAGCGCCTCCAGACCATCACCCTGCTGCTGGAACACGGCCTGCCGGGTCTCCCGGAAGGTGGCGGCCTGAGGCTCCTCACCTACACCCAGGCGCTGATTGCCGGACTACAGCCAATGAGTGAACCAGCCCCAGCAGTTCGTCAGGTGTTGTCAGAGAGCGGTCTCGGGGCCATGCACATCGATCTGCTCACGGCGCTCCAGGACAGTTTGGCGGCTCTGTATATCGGCCTCCTCGAATCCTGA